The Candidatus Methylomirabilota bacterium genome includes the window GCGCCGGCGTCCTCGGCGATCTTGGCCTGCTCGGCGGTCGTCACGTCCATGATGACGCCGCCCTTCAGCATCTCCGCGAACCCGACCTTGAGCCGCAGCGTCCCGAGCTCCATCGCGAACCTCCTCCGGGCGTTCTCTCGATTGGCTCAATTGGATCATCATATATGAAGGATGTAAAGATCCAATTGGCACGCCCCGGTGCAGGCCAATCCACCCACCGGGGTGAGCGTGCGGCTCAGAGCGCGTGAGAAAGAGCGCGGGGTGTGGCCCTTGCGCTGAGACTTGACCGCCCCCCGACCGGATGGTCCGCTTCGAGCGGCGGCTTTGCCGCCGCAACGATCCGGGGGAGTGCCCTCAGGCGGACTCGTCCTCGGGCACGTCCTGGTGCGCCTGGCAGGCGAGGCAGACCCACCGCCGCCACACCCGGCGCTCGCGGTCCCGCCGGAGGTACCACCGGGTCAGCGTCTGGCGGCCACAGACCGGGCACTGCCGCGCCTCGGCAGGGTCGGGCGAGGGGGGCGGATAGTAGGTGCGACGCTCGGTCGGGACGTCGGGTGTCGCGGGCATCGCGCCTATGATTGCCCCGGCCCGCCCGCCAGTCAAGGGCGGGCGGCGTGGGGTAGTGTCCTAATTTCACTCCGGGGTGGTCGGGT containing:
- a CDS encoding pyridoxal 5'-phosphate synthase lyase subunit PdxS — its product is MELGTLRLKVGFAEMLKGGVIMDVTTAEQAKIAEDAGA